The following proteins come from a genomic window of Lolium rigidum isolate FL_2022 chromosome 5, APGP_CSIRO_Lrig_0.1, whole genome shotgun sequence:
- the LOC124653382 gene encoding BTB/POZ and MATH domain-containing protein 1-like translates to MVSMPSSCTMEKLTVSRCSIHKEKGAHIFEVAGYSLMQGMGVGKFVCSPTFTIGGYDWSIKCYPEGTTKLSKGCVEICLELMSSNAEVRTLFDFGLVRHDSGLISTAFAPQSKVFSSKARETCQYSVMIVGSSIDAEPTKFLQNDVLMIKSVITVIKESQASVTAGPPEIEVPPSDILEHLAKLLEAKEKADVTFSVGGETFQAHKTVLAMRSPVFEAELFGPLRETCVTIQDMQPAVFKALLHFIYTDSLPDLDDFEGDDKCEMHRHLLVAADRYAMDRLKIICQNILCKNLDVDNVATTLALADQHNCDKLKDVCVEFIASSDKMDDVVATQGYADLKRSCPSVLVDAFEKRSRSRKA, encoded by the coding sequence ATGGTGTCGATGCCGTCGAGCTGCACCATGGAGAAGTTGACAGTGTCGAGATGCTCCATCCACAAGGAGAAAGGGGCGCACATCTTCGAGGTTGCTGGGTACAGCCTCATGCAGGGCATGGGCGTCGGCAAGTTTGTCTGCTCGCCCACCTTCACCATCGGTGGGTACGACTGGTCCATCAAATGCTACCCCGAAGGAACCACCAAGCTGTCCAAAGGGTGTGTGGAGATATGTCTCGAGCTCATGAGCAGCAACGCCGAGGTTCGGACCCTGTTTGATTTTGGATTGGTAAGGCACGATTCAGGATTGATCAGTACAGCGTTTGCCCCACAAAGCAAGGTCTTCAGCTCAAAGGCCAGGGAGACCTGTCAGTATAGTGTGATGATTGTAGGCAGCAGCATTGATGCAGAACCAACTAAGTTCCTTCAGAATGATGTCCTCATGATCAAATCTGTAATCACGGTGATCAAGGAATCCCAGGCTTCTGTGACTGCAGGCCCTCCTGAGATCGAGGTTCCGCCATCGGACATCCTGGAGCATCTAGCAAAGCTGCTGGAAGCTAAGGAGAAAGCAGATGTCACTTTCAGTGTTGGAGGAGAGACGTTCCAGGCGCACAAGACCGTGCTCGCCATGCGGTCACCCGTCTTTGAGGCAGAGCTCTTCGGGCCGCTGAGGGAGACATGTGTAACCATCCAAGACATGCAGCCTGCTGTGTTCAAGGCTCTGCTGCATTTCATCTATACGGATTCATTGCCTGACTTGGATGATTTTGAAGGTGACGACAAATGTGAAATGCACCGCCATCTACTGGTGGCTGCAGATAGGTATGCCATGGACAGGCTGAAGATTATATGTCAAAACATCCTTTGCAAGAATCTTGATGTGGACAACGTGGCAACTACATTGGCTTTAGCTGATCAGCATAACTGTGATAAGCTTAAGGATGTCTGCGTGGAGTTTATTGCCTCTTCAGATAAGATGGATGATGTGGTTGCAACCCAAGGTTATGCAGATCTCAAAAGATCATGCCCTTCTGTCTTGGTAGATGCTTTCGAGAAGAGAAGTAGGTCTCGCAAAGCATAG